Proteins co-encoded in one Cytobacillus sp. NJ13 genomic window:
- a CDS encoding response regulator transcription factor codes for MKILVVDDDVNIQKLVTIHLNREGYQVLRANNAQEALALLEEQTADLAVVDVMMPGMDGFELTRLLTDDFGIPVILLTAKGQLSDKEQGFLSGSEDYIVKPFEVKELLFRVAVVLRRAERAMDTVVKAGNLLIDRKSFEVEINQETILFPLKEFELLSLLSARKNKITQRAALIEQAWGADYEGSEQTLNTHINRIRDRLKKYGATVEIQTVRGIGYKLEEIK; via the coding sequence ATGAAAATACTTGTCGTAGACGATGATGTGAATATACAGAAACTCGTCACGATTCATCTAAATCGTGAAGGCTATCAAGTTCTGCGCGCAAACAATGCTCAAGAAGCATTAGCACTCTTAGAAGAACAAACCGCGGATTTAGCGGTTGTCGATGTCATGATGCCTGGTATGGATGGATTCGAACTCACCAGGCTTCTGACAGATGACTTCGGAATCCCTGTTATTCTTTTAACAGCCAAAGGGCAGCTCAGTGATAAAGAGCAGGGCTTTTTATCCGGATCTGAAGATTATATTGTAAAGCCGTTTGAAGTGAAGGAGCTCCTTTTCCGGGTAGCGGTCGTGTTAAGAAGGGCCGAGCGGGCGATGGATACAGTCGTCAAAGCAGGAAACCTGTTAATTGACAGAAAAAGCTTTGAAGTGGAAATCAATCAGGAGACCATCCTTTTTCCATTAAAGGAATTTGAGCTGCTCAGCTTGCTTTCGGCACGCAAAAATAAAATCACCCAGCGGGCTGCATTGATTGAACAGGCTTGGGGAGCGGATTATGAGGGCAGCGAACAGACTTTAAATACCCACATCAACCGAATTCGCGACCGCTTGAAAAAATACGGTGCAACCGTTGAGATCCAGACAGTTCGCGGCATTGGGTATAAGCTCGAGGAAATAAAATGA
- a CDS encoding YqcI/YcgG family protein: protein MHSLKDWQQIAFDSFQTKMTNKEKPFPCVPATIGFAKNQLCYGFADDPRDPASIQQTAAMLKEFSVHSREFGSYTSLIIFYNTWDELSVEEYEQHFWEQLTGLSEMDNAEWPNEIPKDPHDPLWEFCFHGEKYFVYCATPAHKNRQSRHFDTMMLAITPRWVLQEFMKKETLASRLKNQIRKRLQKYDAVSIHPDLNSYGADDNFEWKQYFLRDDATTISKCPFHRLLKTSRNK from the coding sequence ATGCATAGTTTAAAAGATTGGCAGCAGATTGCTTTTGATAGTTTTCAGACAAAGATGACAAATAAAGAAAAGCCTTTTCCCTGCGTACCTGCAACTATTGGGTTTGCCAAGAATCAGCTCTGTTATGGGTTTGCTGACGACCCAAGGGATCCGGCCTCCATTCAGCAAACCGCAGCCATGCTGAAGGAATTCTCTGTACATTCAAGAGAGTTCGGAAGCTACACTTCCCTGATCATTTTTTACAATACATGGGATGAATTGAGTGTGGAGGAATATGAGCAGCATTTTTGGGAGCAGCTCACGGGGTTATCTGAGATGGATAATGCTGAGTGGCCAAACGAAATCCCAAAAGACCCGCATGATCCACTTTGGGAGTTTTGCTTTCACGGAGAAAAGTACTTTGTCTATTGTGCCACCCCTGCGCATAAAAATCGGCAGAGCCGGCATTTTGATACGATGATGCTCGCCATCACACCGAGGTGGGTTCTGCAGGAGTTCATGAAAAAGGAAACATTAGCATCCCGCCTTAAAAATCAAATCCGCAAACGGCTCCAAAAATATGATGCCGTCTCCATCCATCCTGATCTGAACAGTTATGGCGCCGATGACAATTTTGAATGGAAGCAATATTTCCTTCGGGACGATGCCACCACGATCTCGAAATGCCCCTTTCATCGTCTACTGAAAACTTCAAGGAATAAATAG
- a CDS encoding MMPL family transporter: MKKLLHSITDWVSTKRGMWITIFAWLVLMIGLSAGPKLGDYSTNNFQSLPDEAKSIIAENKTEEYFPNEQGTPGILVFHNENGEVNIEEAKQILEGIMLEDIDGIKTIIDISKLPPQALGSFISEDRTTMIVPMELKNGLGNAQYAEINDHASEVGNKIAEDLENTAFYITGPAGIAGDTVKLFEQADFVLLIATVLIILVLLIAIYRSPLLAVIPLLATAIVYQVVNQSVALMGAGGLEVNNQTTSIMSILLFAAVIDYSLFVFSRYREELNHYENKYEAMKHAMRTTGEPVFFAGGTVLAAMLVLFFADFRDYQNFAPIFGTAMFFIMLASVTLVPALFTLFGRKAFWPKVPKYGTETEVNHKVWGQIARFVVNKPGIAGGIVGIFMLITALNIFNLDYEFDMVKKFPDDLPSRVGYEIVESRYDKGELAPSTLLIVSDQKMDETDASAITDKLQEFDEIASVRLTALSEDGKAAKLSVALSINPYSTEAITFMEDLREDTPELMKEAGVEAESYYSGVTAKIVDEQDVNNGDIIKIVLLETVLILALLFALTKSIKMPIYMMATILLSFVSALGLGIFLVDVFFGFESISSRVPVYSFIFLVALGIDYNIILVSRFIEERKTHRVKDALEIAIRNTGGVISSAGLILAATFAALMTMPIADLFVFGFIVAMGILIDTFLVRGMLLPALILLFEKDKETSGQKISE, from the coding sequence GTGAAAAAACTGCTGCATTCGATTACAGATTGGGTTTCCACCAAACGGGGAATGTGGATCACGATTTTCGCCTGGCTTGTGCTGATGATTGGCTTAAGTGCAGGTCCAAAGCTAGGCGATTATAGTACAAATAATTTCCAGTCACTTCCTGATGAGGCAAAATCCATTATTGCCGAAAATAAAACAGAGGAATATTTTCCAAACGAACAAGGAACTCCGGGTATCCTGGTTTTCCATAATGAAAATGGCGAGGTGAATATCGAAGAAGCCAAACAGATATTAGAAGGGATCATGCTTGAGGACATCGATGGAATCAAGACGATTATTGACATCAGCAAGCTTCCCCCTCAAGCCTTGGGTTCTTTCATTTCTGAAGACAGGACCACGATGATTGTCCCGATGGAGCTTAAAAACGGACTTGGCAATGCCCAGTATGCCGAGATTAACGACCATGCTTCCGAAGTAGGCAATAAAATTGCAGAGGATCTCGAAAATACTGCATTTTATATCACTGGTCCAGCCGGTATAGCGGGTGACACAGTTAAACTTTTTGAACAGGCGGACTTTGTTCTCCTGATTGCCACCGTTCTCATCATTCTTGTATTGCTTATTGCGATTTACCGTTCACCATTGCTTGCTGTCATTCCGCTGCTGGCAACGGCGATTGTCTACCAGGTCGTAAACCAGAGTGTAGCTTTAATGGGTGCTGGCGGACTTGAGGTCAATAATCAGACGACCTCGATCATGAGTATTTTGCTGTTTGCTGCTGTTATTGATTATTCATTATTTGTTTTCTCCCGTTATCGCGAGGAGCTCAACCATTACGAAAACAAATATGAAGCGATGAAGCATGCGATGCGCACAACAGGCGAGCCTGTTTTCTTTGCGGGCGGAACTGTTCTTGCTGCCATGCTGGTTCTGTTCTTCGCGGATTTCCGGGATTATCAGAACTTTGCCCCTATTTTTGGAACAGCCATGTTTTTTATCATGCTCGCATCCGTTACGCTGGTTCCTGCTTTATTCACCTTGTTCGGGCGTAAGGCTTTTTGGCCGAAAGTTCCAAAATACGGAACTGAAACAGAAGTTAACCATAAAGTATGGGGTCAGATTGCCAGATTTGTTGTGAACAAGCCTGGCATAGCAGGCGGAATTGTCGGCATTTTTATGCTCATCACAGCGTTAAATATTTTTAATCTTGATTATGAATTTGATATGGTTAAAAAATTCCCGGATGACCTGCCATCCCGTGTCGGCTATGAAATTGTGGAATCCAGATATGACAAAGGAGAACTGGCTCCATCGACACTTCTGATTGTCAGTGATCAAAAAATGGATGAAACCGATGCAAGTGCGATAACCGATAAGCTGCAGGAATTTGATGAAATAGCTTCTGTCCGCCTGACAGCACTTTCAGAAGACGGCAAGGCTGCAAAACTGAGCGTCGCATTATCCATCAACCCCTATTCAACGGAAGCCATAACCTTTATGGAAGATTTGCGTGAAGACACACCGGAGCTCATGAAAGAAGCCGGTGTGGAAGCTGAATCTTACTACAGCGGGGTCACTGCAAAAATAGTGGACGAACAGGATGTCAACAACGGTGATATAATAAAAATTGTTCTGCTTGAGACGGTCCTGATTCTTGCGCTGTTATTTGCGCTTACGAAATCCATAAAGATGCCGATCTACATGATGGCTACCATTCTGCTCTCATTTGTCTCGGCTTTAGGACTGGGCATATTCCTTGTTGATGTATTTTTTGGCTTTGAATCCATCAGTTCCCGTGTGCCTGTCTATTCATTTATTTTCCTTGTAGCATTGGGGATAGATTATAACATCATCCTTGTTTCACGCTTTATCGAGGAAAGGAAGACACATAGAGTGAAGGACGCTCTTGAAATTGCCATCCGGAATACCGGCGGCGTCATCTCTTCGGCTGGCCTCATTCTGGCTGCTACATTTGCTGCCCTGATGACCATGCCGATAGCGGACTTATTCGTTTTTGGATTCATCGTTGCCATGGGAATATTGATTGACACCTTCCTTGTCAGGGGGATGCTGCTTCCGGCATTAATTCTGTTATTTGAAAAAGACAAGGAAACTTCCGGGCAAAAAATTTCGGAATAG
- a CDS encoding ATP-binding protein, whose amino-acid sequence MKTLYRKFIAATLVILAISIVLSFSLTNWVYMTSTKGKIDRQNVVIAEEIANGLEHMHSSGPTYETYLNSMSKLGYQLYIVTESGEGEFFGQPFNKTELPDEAAKVLTDQEVYHGMDSFAGQFLMMGHFSNDLENTVGVPFTMNGQNYGLFLRPNNKLLFSDIHMIFAWFFVAIAVVSITGVIWFAKHLIKPITKLTEATREITRENFNFPLNIARRDEIGQLAESFGRMQEQLQHNDEARKSFINNVSHDFQSPLMNIQGYAELLQTQKLTTEEHFEYVQIIDQESKRLSNLTKQLLLLTSLDQKSYPMKLSEVKLDDQIKETIRRHQWRLEEKEIEVSYKLSPVIFKGDPELLVNIWDNLLTNAIKYNSHGGSILISLSQTESAIEVIFKDTGIGISEDTISQIFDRFYRVDSARKKDGTGLGLSIVKQIIELHNGEIRADSQTGKGTTFTITFYREKHWEE is encoded by the coding sequence ATGAAGACTCTCTACAGGAAATTCATTGCAGCTACACTCGTGATCTTAGCCATAAGCATCGTGCTTTCCTTCAGTTTAACGAATTGGGTCTATATGACTTCGACAAAGGGGAAAATCGACAGGCAAAATGTTGTGATTGCAGAGGAAATCGCTAATGGCCTGGAGCATATGCATTCCTCTGGTCCTACTTATGAAACTTACTTAAATTCCATGAGCAAGCTCGGCTATCAGCTCTATATCGTGACGGAATCGGGTGAAGGGGAATTCTTCGGGCAGCCGTTCAATAAGACCGAACTGCCTGATGAAGCTGCCAAAGTGCTGACCGATCAAGAAGTCTATCATGGTATGGATAGTTTTGCCGGCCAATTTCTGATGATGGGCCATTTTTCAAACGATCTGGAAAATACCGTCGGGGTCCCTTTTACTATGAACGGTCAGAATTACGGGCTATTCCTTCGCCCGAATAATAAGCTGCTTTTCTCGGACATTCATATGATTTTCGCGTGGTTCTTTGTCGCCATTGCCGTTGTGAGCATTACCGGAGTGATCTGGTTCGCCAAGCATCTTATCAAGCCAATAACAAAGCTGACGGAAGCGACCAGGGAAATCACCCGGGAGAATTTTAACTTTCCACTGAATATTGCTCGCAGGGATGAAATCGGACAGCTGGCAGAAAGCTTCGGCCGCATGCAGGAACAGCTTCAGCACAATGACGAGGCCCGCAAGTCATTCATCAACAATGTGTCTCATGACTTTCAGTCCCCTCTTATGAATATTCAAGGGTATGCAGAACTTCTGCAGACACAGAAACTGACTACAGAAGAACATTTCGAATATGTGCAGATTATCGATCAGGAATCGAAGCGGCTCTCCAATCTGACAAAACAGCTTTTGCTTTTGACTTCACTTGATCAGAAATCGTATCCGATGAAGCTTTCGGAAGTGAAATTGGACGATCAGATCAAGGAAACCATCCGCAGGCATCAATGGCGGCTGGAAGAAAAAGAAATTGAGGTTTCATACAAGCTATCCCCTGTCATTTTTAAGGGGGATCCGGAGCTTTTGGTAAATATCTGGGACAACCTGCTGACGAATGCGATAAAATATAACTCTCATGGCGGAAGCATTTTGATCAGCCTGTCTCAAACTGAATCTGCGATTGAAGTTATTTTTAAAGACACCGGGATCGGAATATCCGAGGATACGATCAGCCAGATTTTTGACCGCTTTTACCGGGTGGACTCAGCAAGAAAAAAAGATGGCACAGGACTCGGGCTTTCGATTGTGAAACAGATTATTGAGCTGCATAATGGGGAAATCAGGGCAGACAGCCAGACTGGCAAAGGAACCACTTTTACCATCACATTTTATAGGGAGAAACATTGGGAGGAATAA
- a CDS encoding DUF421 domain-containing protein: MTVNETILRVTIAFLVLFLLARLMGRKEIGQMTFFNWATAIGIGSIAGNLAVNASSPIKDGVIALIVWTLFTIMLDMIDLKSKQGRRVTTGDPLIVIKAGRIMEGALKESRVDLEELQALLRQKDIFSLKNVDYAILETNGELSILKKESEQPVTKRDLNISRPKKILFPLPTEVISDGKVNTENLSKLKIDRNWLDRELEKANIQSIEDVFFAQVQQDGTLYIDTKNK; encoded by the coding sequence TTGACGGTAAATGAGACTATTCTGCGTGTAACCATTGCGTTTTTAGTACTCTTTTTATTAGCAAGGCTGATGGGGCGCAAGGAAATTGGCCAGATGACCTTTTTCAACTGGGCAACTGCGATTGGAATCGGGTCAATCGCCGGGAACCTTGCTGTGAATGCTAGCAGCCCCATCAAAGATGGAGTAATCGCGCTGATTGTTTGGACGCTTTTCACCATAATGCTGGATATGATCGACCTCAAATCAAAACAGGGAAGAAGAGTCACAACGGGTGATCCATTGATTGTCATTAAAGCTGGCAGGATAATGGAAGGGGCACTCAAAGAATCGAGGGTGGACCTTGAAGAGCTTCAGGCATTATTAAGGCAGAAGGATATATTTTCTCTTAAGAATGTTGATTACGCAATCTTGGAGACAAACGGAGAATTATCTATTTTGAAAAAGGAGAGCGAACAGCCGGTTACGAAGAGGGATCTAAACATCAGCAGACCCAAAAAAATCCTTTTTCCTTTGCCTACAGAAGTCATCTCTGATGGAAAAGTCAACACAGAAAACCTTTCAAAATTAAAAATTGATAGGAATTGGCTTGACAGAGAACTGGAAAAAGCGAATATCCAATCAATCGAAGATGTATTTTTTGCACAAGTTCAGCAGGATGGCACTCTTTATATTGATACAAAAAACAAATAG